From bacterium:
AGGCAATAAAAATAGAAAAAGAAGAGGTCGTTGGATTAAAAGAAAATAATATTTGGGTATTTATCGAGCAAGAGGATGGAGAAATAAACCCTGTCTCCTTTGAGCTATTATCCTCTGCAAAAAGGCTTTCCCAAAATGTATCAGCCATTTGTTTAGGGGATAAAATAGAAGGCCTTTCTAATCCCCTTATTGAAAATGGTGCGGATTTTGTTTTTCTAGTTGAAAACCCAAACCTTTCCTATTATTCAAACATCTATTCAAAAATATTGGCTGAGATAATTAAAGAAAAAATGCCAGAGATTATCCTTATAGGAGGAACAGCAATTGGAAGGTCTTTGGCTCCAAGGCTTGCGGCAAGGCTAAAAACAGGGCTTACCGCAGATTGCACAGAGCTAAAAATAGAAGATGGCAAATTTTACCAGATAAGGCCTGCATTTGGCGGAAATATTATGGCAGAGATAACCACAAAGACCCTGCCCAAAATAGCCACAGTAAGGCCAAGGGTAATGAAAAAGATGGAACCTAATTGTGAAAGAAAGGGAGAGGTTATAAAGATTGCACCAAATATTTCAGCTTCTGAAATTAGAGAAAAACGGATTGAGATAAGAAAAGAAGAGCTCGGTTCTAAAAAGATTGAAGATAGTGAGATAATTGTTTCTTTTGGAAGGGGTATAGGAAAGCCCGAAAACATTAAGATTATAAAAGAGCTTGCCGATTGCTTAGGAGCAGCATTAGGTGCTTCGCGTGCTGCGGTTGATGCTGGCTGGATTTCCCACCTTCACCAAGTTGGTCAAACAGGAAAGACGGTTTCTTGTAAGTTATATATTGCCTGTGGAATTTCTGGTGCAATCCAGCACCTGGTTGGAATGAGAGCCTCTGATTGCATTGTTGCGATAAACAAAGACCCTCAAGCTCCCATATTTGATGTTGCCACCTATGGAATTGTTGGTGATTTATTTGAAATAATCCCAATAATGGTAAGGGAAATTGCAAAAGAAAAGGCAAATTATGTATGTGTTTAGCTAAACAATTGCGATTTCTATACCTGTTTAGCCCTTCTTTTTTATTCTCACTTAAGCTAAACACATACAAAAATTTAGTTTTACAAAAACCCTTTATTGTGATAAAATATATGGTGTGAGGATTCTTTTATTATTTTTGCTAGCTTTAAGTTTTATCTCATGCTGTAGAGCAAATGAGAAGGAGGTGGTTATGAAGATAAGAAAAGCTGCGGTTTCTGGGGCTTTTTATCCGGAAGGTGACAGCTGTCGGAAAATGGTAGAGGAATTTCTAGAAAAAGCAACAAGGACAATCCCTCCTAAAGTAAGGGGGCTTGTCTCTCCCCATGCAGGCTATGTTTTTTCAGGTCTTTGTGCAGGATGGGGGTATAAGCAGCTAGAAGGGGAGGATTACAAAACAGTTATTATCCTTGGAGTTTCCCATCAATATCCTATTGATAAACCTGTAATCTCCTCCTTTGATGGATATGAGACACCCCTTGGGAGTATGCCCATTAACAAAGGGATGGTAGAAAAGATAATGGAACTTGATAAGGATGTATCATATCTTCCTCAAGCAGAAGCAAGGGAGCATTCTATTGAGGTGCAGATTCCATTTATCCAGACAATCATGCCAAAGGGAGAGATTGTTCCTATTCTTGTTTCTGGTGATGAAAGGATTTTGTCTAATCTTGCCATTGCTCTATCAAAGGTTATGGATGATGAAACATTGCTTGTTGCCTCATCTGACCTTTCGCATTTCCCAGGATACGATGATGCAAAAAGGGTTGATCAAGAAACAATAGAAAAGATTGTCAATTTTGATGAAAAGGGGATAATTGAGGCTGAGATGAATGTTTATTCCTCTGGGATTCCAGGTCTTTCCACCTACCTTTGTGGATTCTATCCTCTCCTTGTTTTTCTTAAAACAATGAAATTGCTTGGAGTAGATAAAGCAAAGGAGATAATCTACTACAATAGTGGAGATACGACCTATGGAGAAAAGAACAGGGTTGTGGGGTATGGTTCTATCTGCTTTTATAAAGAGGGCATTTTTACAAAGGATGAAAAAAAGAGGCTTCTTTTTATGGCAAGGGAAACCTTGAATTCCTATCTTAAGGATGGAAAGATACCAGATTTTAAAGAAGGGAATGCAAAGATGCTGAAAAAATCTGGGGTGTTCGTTACCCTCCATACAAAGGAGGGACATCTCCGTGGTTGTATTGGCTATATTCTTCCCATAAAGCCATTGTATCAGGCGGTTATTGATAATGCAATAAGCGCTGCTGTTTCTGATTACAGATTTCCCCAAGTCACATATTCAGAGCTTCCCTCTCTTAAGATTGAACTTTCTGTTTTAACTGCACCAAAGAAAATAGGAACTTACACAGAGATTATCCTTGGAAAGCATGGGGTTATCCTTTCAAAGGCTGGAAGGTCTGCAGTTTTTCTCCCCCAGGTAGCTCCTGAACAAAAATGGACATTGGAGGAGACATTAACCCACCTTTCTTTAAAGGCAGGTCTTCCTTCTGATGCCTGGAAAAGGGATTGCCAATTTGAGGTCTTTGAAGCAGAGGTCTTTGGCGAGGAATAGTGTCCCTGTTTAGCTAAAGCTAAACAATTCTTTTACTCCCACTCAATGGTTCCCGGTGGTTTTGAGGTAATGTCATAGACAACCCTATTCACATAAGGAACCTCATTTACAATCCTTGTTGCCATCTTTCCTAAAACATGATGGGGAATTTCTGCCCAATCTGCGGTCATACCGTCTTGTGAAACAACCGCCCTTATACAAATGACATTCCCATATGTCCTTTCGTCTCCCATTACACCTACGGTTTTCACAGGGAGCAAAACAGCAAATGACTGCCATATTTTATGGTATAGCCCATTTCTCTCTATCTCCTGATGAACTATATGGTCTGCCTCTTGTAATATTTCTATATTTTTCTCTGTAACCTCACCAATTATCCTAATAGCAAGCCCAGGGCCTGGAAATGGCTGTCTCCATACTATCTCATCGGGAAGACCTAAGGATATGGCAATCTGGCGAACCTCATCCTTAAATAGTTCCCTAAATGGCTCAATAAGCTTAAGGTTCATCTCTAAGGGAAGACCACCAACATTATGATGTGTCTTTATGGTGGCTGATGGCCCTTTAACACTTGTGCTTTCAATTACATCTGGATATAGGGTTCCCTGAACAAGCCAGGAAGCACCCTCAATCTTACGAGCCTCCCTCTCAAATACCTCGATAAATTTATGACCAATTCTTCTCCTTTTTTCCTCAGGGTCAACTACATTAGAAAGGACTTTTAAAAATTCCTCCTTTGCATCAACATAGATAAGGGGGATATTGAAATTTTTTTGAAATATATTTATTATCCTCTCAGGCTCATCCTTTCTCAAAAGCCCATTATTTACAAAGATGCAGGTAAGATTTTCGGAAATTGCCCTATAGGTAAGAACAGCGGCGGTTGAGGAATCAACGCCTCCCGAGAGGCCACAGATTACCTTTCCTCTATTTACTGTGCTTTTTATCTCTTCTATCTTTTCTGTGATAAAATTTTCAATGAGCCAATCCGGTGTGCATTCACATACCCTGTCATATAAAAAATTCGCAAGTATGTCAATTCCGCAAGGCGTATGGGCTACCTCAGGATGGAATTGAAGGCCATAGATGCGTTTTTCTGCATTCCTTATCGCAGCATTTGGCGAATTTGTGGTAAGTCCAATTACCTCAAATCCATCGGGAAGCTCATCAATTATATCGCCGTGGCTCATCCAGACCTCCATGGTAGAGGGAAGACCCCAGAATAGATCATAAAATTCAGCCACAATAAGCTCAGAGGAGCCATATTCCTGTTTTTGTGCCCTGCGAACCTTTCCTCCTAGGGTGTAAGTAATCCATTGCATCCCATAGCATATTCCAAGTATAGGAACACCAAGGTTAAATATTTTAACATCGGCCGAGGGTGCACCCTGGATATAGACAGAGGCTGGTCCTCCTGAGAGAATTATCCCTTTTAAGTTATATTTTTTAAGATGTTCAGCAGGTGTGTTATAGGGAAGAATTATTGAGAATACCTTAAGCTCCCTTATCCTTCTTGCAATGAGCTGGGTATATTGTGAGCCAAAATCAAGAATAACAATTGTCTCCCTCATAATAAGAGCACCAGAAGTTGGTGCCTGGTGGCTGGTGCACTATTTTTCATCTTCCCATTCCAATCCTCTGGACTTGCTGGAATATCTTTCCCTCTGTCTGGACAGAGGGAGCAATTATAAGCTCTGCATTCTGCATCTCCTTGATATTCTTTGCTCCACAGATACCCATTGCTGTCTTGAGGGCTCCGATAAGATTTTGTGAGCCATCGTCTAAATGGGCTGGTCCATAAAGGATTTGTTCTAAAGAACCACTTATGCCTGTTTTTATCCTTGTCCCCCTTGGAAGGTTTCTATGTGGTGTTGCCATTCCCCAATGATAGCCTTTGCCTGGTGCCTCAGATGCCTTACTAAAAGCAGAGCCAATCATTACCGCATCAGCCCCTGCGGCAAATGCCTTACAAATCTCCCCTCCAATCCTCATTCCGCCATCTGTGATTATGGGAACATACCTAGCACTTTTTTTGTAATAAAAATCCCGAGCAGCTGCACAATCAACAGTTGATGTAATCTGGGGAACACCTACACCAAGCACACCCCTAGTTGTGCAGGCAGCACCAGGTCCTACACCTACAAGAATTCCGTCAATCCCTGTTTCCATAATCTCAAGTGCGGTATCGTATCCCACGCAATTTCCCACCACAATTGGAAGATCAAGCTCCTTCTTTAGCTTTGAAAAATTCAAAGAGGGTTTTTCTCCTGAGATATACTTAACCGTGGTTACGGTTGCCTGGATAACAAACATATCTGCCCCTGCTTCTTTAGCAATTTTCCCAAACCTTTCTGCCCTTTGTGGAATAGATGAAACACAAGCAAAACCCCCTTGTTTCTTTATTTCGCTTATCCTTTTTCCAATAAGGGCTTCTTTTATTGGCTCTTCATATACCTTTTGAAGGATATTTGTTGCATCATCAGGGTCTGCATTTACAATCATTTCAATGGCAGATTCGGGGTTTTCGTATCTTGTTTGTATCCCTTCAAGGTTAAGCACGCCAAATCCACCAAGCTTTGTCATAAGAGCTGCCATTTTGACATCCATTACACCATCCATCCCAGAGGCAATTATGGGAATTTGAAATTTAGCTTTTCCTATTTCCCAGCTTGTGTCAACATAATCAGGGTCAATAGTTATTTTTCCCGGGACAATGGCCACCTCTTCAAAACCATAAGACCTCCTTGCCCTTCTATCTATTCCAATCCATTCACCCATTTTTAAAAACTAAAACTTTAAATTAGCTTAAATTATAAATTACCACAGGGGTATTGTCAATCGGGAGAGGAGAGGAATTTAAGGAGAGAGAGGTTATCAACCAGGCTATACATAGGAATGCCCTTTTTTATATCTTTGTAATCGGGACAAGGAAGGTTTCTTAAGGGAGGGTGGTTTTCGTATCTTTCATTTTTTATCCAGCCATCAATTGTAAGAAAATAAGCACCTCCTCCCTTTTCCCTTATTGGTCCATAAATAGAGGAAAATAAAGAAGAGACCCAATTTCCCATCACAAGCCTCTCTTTTTCTTTGTTTATGGTGATATGTCCATAATTTGGAGGAATAATAACCTTATCACCAGAAGATGCGCTAACAAAATAGACATCAGAGAAATCATCCTTTTGCATGAGATATATTGCCCTTCCCTCTAATACTTCATAGATTTCTGGATAGGAAAGATTGCTATTAGCAAAATTTGGGTGAAAATGACCTGCTGTTTTTACATATTCACATCCCAGCATATTGGGAGGGATAATGGTAATATCATACCTTAAATTATGGGCTTTTATTTTTTCTCTATCCCCTTCATTTTGAGAAAGGTCTCTATACATATAATAGAGGGGAAAATCCAATGCTTTTTCTTCATAATCTTTATCATAAAGAAGCCCTTTTAGATCAAAAAGCCTTCTTATCTCAGGGGTTTTTCCTTCAATTAGGCTTAACATTTAAGCAAGGAGAAGCATATATTTTTTTCTTTCCTCCTCTTCCTTGTGAAAAAGTCTATTTATCCTTCTTAAGAAATCATCTATATGAAGGGGCTTTGTAATAAATTCCTCTGCACCTTCTTTAAATGCCTTTATTTTTTCCTCTGGATTTATCCTTGCGGTAACCATAGCAACCGGAATGTGCAATGTTTTTCTACAGGCTTTAAGCCTTTTTAAAACATCCCAGCCATCCATCCCAGGCATCATAATATCAAGCAGGACAAGATCGGGCTTTTTTTGGTAAGAGATATCAAGGGCAGACATTCCATCATAAGCAATTGTAACCTCATAGCCTTCCATCTCAAGAATGGTTTTGATTATCTCGCTGATATCTATATCATCATCAACAATTAAAATCTTCTTCTAGCCCATTTTAAGATTTTACATTTTACAAACCAATTTTGTCAATTTTTTTCTTAAGTATTTTTTCTATTTTTCCGATATATTAAGTGAAATGGAAAGGGGAATTTACTTTAGCGCAATGGGGATGAATAGCTTGTGGGGGAGTATTGAGACAATAGCAAATAATCTGGCAAATGTGGAAACATCTGGATACAAGAGGGATGAGATGGTTTTTGAAGAATTTGGTTCATTTAAGATAAATAGGCTTTATGATGAGATTATAGAAACACCCATAGGAACATCTGATCCTACACCTTATGTGGGAGAATTACCAAAGGGTGTTGGAATTGCTGATGTAGCAACCATATATACCCAAGGAGCAATAAAGTATACAGAAAATCCTCTTGACCTAGCAATAAATGGCGATGGCTTTTTTGCTGTGGAAACACCAAACGGCGAAATGTATACAAGGAATGGGGCATTTACATTAGACAAAGATGGATTTTTAATCACCCTGTCAAAACATAGGGTTTTATCAATCCTTAATACACCCATTCAAATACAAGATCCAAATTTTACCGTAACAAGTGATGGAACAATAATGGTTGGTAGCAACGAAATAGCGAAGCTTAAAATAGTAGATTTTGAAAATAAGAATAATCTTAACAAGATTGGCGATACATTATTTAAGACAGAGGAGGTGCCAAAAAATGCCTTTTTTGAGGTAAAACAAGGCTTTCTTGAGGCTTCAAATTGCGAACCTGTTTTGGAAATGGTGAGGATGATTGAGGTTCAAAGATTATATGAGGCAAACCAAAAGGTTGCCTTAACATATGATGAGCTTCTTTCAAGGTCTATAAATGACCTTGGAAGATTAGCATAGGAGGTATAAGATGGAAAGAAGTTTATGGACAGCGGCAACGGGAATGAATGCCCAGCAATTTCACCTTGATGTAATAGCCAATAACCTGGCAAATGTGAATACAACAGGCTATAAAAGGGATAGGGCAGAGTTTGAAGACCTCCTTTATGCCACATTGAGGCTTCCGGGAACACCCATTACAGGTGGAGGAAAAATACCAAGTGGCATACAGGTTGGCCATGGTGTAAAGGTAGCCGGGACACAAAAGATTCATTTGCCTGGCTCGCTTGAGGAGACAAAGAATCCATTGGATCTTGCCATTGAGGGCCCTGGATTCTTCCAGGTTCTCCTTCCAAATGGCGAGATAGGTTATACCAGGGATGGAGTATTCTCAAAGGATTCTGAGGGAAGAATTGTAAATGCAAATGGCTATATCTTACAACCTGAGATAACCATTCCTGAAGATGCAACAGATATATCCATTATGGAGGATGGCTCTGTATTTGCCATAATGGGAGGGGATATGAAGACACCAGAGGAGATTGGAAAGATAGAGCTTGTCCGCTTTGTCAATCCTGGTGGCTTATCAGCTATGGGTAAAAACATCTTAAAACAAACCGCTGCCTCAGGTGAGCCTTTAACCGGAACACCGGGTGAAGGTGGATTTGGAAGGATTGCCCAGGGATTTATCGAGATGTCAAATGTTAATGTAGTAGAGGAAATGGTTAGGATGATTGTTGCCCAGAGGGCATATGAATTTAGCTCAAAGGCAATCCAGACAGCAGATTCTATGCTGGGTGTGGTAACCACCTTAAAGAGATGATGAAGGAGTCGGGAGTCAAGAGTCAAGAGTCAAGAGTCAAAGCTATTGGCTATTGGCTATTTATCGCTTTTAATGTTTCTGCTCAGATTCTTTCGGGAGATGAGATAATGAGGGTTTCAAAAGAAAAGATAGAAAGCCTTGTTAATGATGGAAGGATTGAGATTGAAGAAAGGAAGATTTCCGACCTCTCCCTTCCGGATGGAAACCTTAGATTAGAGGCAAATCCTAGTATTTCATACCGAAATGCCTTGGTTGAGATAAAAATCTTACTTGATGGAAAGGAGGAAAAAAGGATAAAGCAATCCTTTAGAATAAGAAAATTTCAGGATGTATTTGTTGCGGCAAAGCCATTAAACACAAAAGACATTATCACAGAGGATATGATAAAAAAAGAAGAGAGAGAAATAACAAGCATATCTGGGTATATTACAGAAAATGAAAAAATTGTTGGAAAG
This genomic window contains:
- a CDS encoding response regulator, yielding MLIVDDDIDISEIIKTILEMEGYEVTIAYDGMSALDISYQKKPDLVLLDIMMPGMDGWDVLKRLKACRKTLHIPVAMVTARINPEEKIKAFKEGAEEFITKPLHIDDFLRRINRLFHKEEEERKKYMLLLA
- the flgA gene encoding flagellar basal body P-ring formation chaperone FlgA, which encodes MMKESGVKSQESRVKAIGYWLFIAFNVSAQILSGDEIMRVSKEKIESLVNDGRIEIEERKISDLSLPDGNLRLEANPSISYRNALVEIKILLDGKEEKRIKQSFRIRKFQDVFVAAKPLNTKDIITEDMIKKEEREITSISGYITENEKIVGKEVGRRIQEGGIILSHYIKEPPLIHFGDIVSLLKNGNGFSIKTKGMAISTGYKGKEISIRNLASNKIIKGFVVEKGTVEVK
- the guaA gene encoding glutamine-hydrolyzing GMP synthase, translating into MRETIVILDFGSQYTQLIARRIRELKVFSIILPYNTPAEHLKKYNLKGIILSGGPASVYIQGAPSADVKIFNLGVPILGICYGMQWITYTLGGKVRRAQKQEYGSSELIVAEFYDLFWGLPSTMEVWMSHGDIIDELPDGFEVIGLTTNSPNAAIRNAEKRIYGLQFHPEVAHTPCGIDILANFLYDRVCECTPDWLIENFITEKIEEIKSTVNRGKVICGLSGGVDSSTAAVLTYRAISENLTCIFVNNGLLRKDEPERIINIFQKNFNIPLIYVDAKEEFLKVLSNVVDPEEKRRRIGHKFIEVFEREARKIEGASWLVQGTLYPDVIESTSVKGPSATIKTHHNVGGLPLEMNLKLIEPFRELFKDEVRQIAISLGLPDEIVWRQPFPGPGLAIRIIGEVTEKNIEILQEADHIVHQEIERNGLYHKIWQSFAVLLPVKTVGVMGDERTYGNVICIRAVVSQDGMTADWAEIPHHVLGKMATRIVNEVPYVNRVVYDITSKPPGTIEWE
- a CDS encoding FAD-binding protein, which codes for MIKIIPELCTGCGKCIKACPFGLIEIKEKKAFIKDGCNLCSMCLNACKPKAIKIEKEEVVGLKENNIWVFIEQEDGEINPVSFELLSSAKRLSQNVSAICLGDKIEGLSNPLIENGADFVFLVENPNLSYYSNIYSKILAEIIKEKMPEIILIGGTAIGRSLAPRLAARLKTGLTADCTELKIEDGKFYQIRPAFGGNIMAEITTKTLPKIATVRPRVMKKMEPNCERKGEVIKIAPNISASEIREKRIEIRKEELGSKKIEDSEIIVSFGRGIGKPENIKIIKELADCLGAALGASRAAVDAGWISHLHQVGQTGKTVSCKLYIACGISGAIQHLVGMRASDCIVAINKDPQAPIFDVATYGIVGDLFEIIPIMVREIAKEKANYVCV
- the amrB gene encoding AmmeMemoRadiSam system protein B, with amino-acid sequence MKIRKAAVSGAFYPEGDSCRKMVEEFLEKATRTIPPKVRGLVSPHAGYVFSGLCAGWGYKQLEGEDYKTVIILGVSHQYPIDKPVISSFDGYETPLGSMPINKGMVEKIMELDKDVSYLPQAEAREHSIEVQIPFIQTIMPKGEIVPILVSGDERILSNLAIALSKVMDDETLLVASSDLSHFPGYDDAKRVDQETIEKIVNFDEKGIIEAEMNVYSSGIPGLSTYLCGFYPLLVFLKTMKLLGVDKAKEIIYYNSGDTTYGEKNRVVGYGSICFYKEGIFTKDEKKRLLFMARETLNSYLKDGKIPDFKEGNAKMLKKSGVFVTLHTKEGHLRGCIGYILPIKPLYQAVIDNAISAAVSDYRFPQVTYSELPSLKIELSVLTAPKKIGTYTEIILGKHGVILSKAGRSAVFLPQVAPEQKWTLEETLTHLSLKAGLPSDAWKRDCQFEVFEAEVFGEE
- a CDS encoding glucose-6-phosphate isomerase family protein, which gives rise to MLSLIEGKTPEIRRLFDLKGLLYDKDYEEKALDFPLYYMYRDLSQNEGDREKIKAHNLRYDITIIPPNMLGCEYVKTAGHFHPNFANSNLSYPEIYEVLEGRAIYLMQKDDFSDVYFVSASSGDKVIIPPNYGHITINKEKERLVMGNWVSSLFSSIYGPIREKGGGAYFLTIDGWIKNERYENHPPLRNLPCPDYKDIKKGIPMYSLVDNLSLLKFLSSPD
- a CDS encoding GuaB3 family IMP dehydrogenase-related protein, which encodes MGEWIGIDRRARRSYGFEEVAIVPGKITIDPDYVDTSWEIGKAKFQIPIIASGMDGVMDVKMAALMTKLGGFGVLNLEGIQTRYENPESAIEMIVNADPDDATNILQKVYEEPIKEALIGKRISEIKKQGGFACVSSIPQRAERFGKIAKEAGADMFVIQATVTTVKYISGEKPSLNFSKLKKELDLPIVVGNCVGYDTALEIMETGIDGILVGVGPGAACTTRGVLGVGVPQITSTVDCAAARDFYYKKSARYVPIITDGGMRIGGEICKAFAAGADAVMIGSAFSKASEAPGKGYHWGMATPHRNLPRGTRIKTGISGSLEQILYGPAHLDDGSQNLIGALKTAMGICGAKNIKEMQNAELIIAPSVQTEGKIFQQVQRIGMGR
- the flgF gene encoding flagellar basal-body rod protein FlgF; this translates as MERGIYFSAMGMNSLWGSIETIANNLANVETSGYKRDEMVFEEFGSFKINRLYDEIIETPIGTSDPTPYVGELPKGVGIADVATIYTQGAIKYTENPLDLAINGDGFFAVETPNGEMYTRNGAFTLDKDGFLITLSKHRVLSILNTPIQIQDPNFTVTSDGTIMVGSNEIAKLKIVDFENKNNLNKIGDTLFKTEEVPKNAFFEVKQGFLEASNCEPVLEMVRMIEVQRLYEANQKVALTYDELLSRSINDLGRLA
- the flgG gene encoding flagellar basal-body rod protein FlgG — translated: MERSLWTAATGMNAQQFHLDVIANNLANVNTTGYKRDRAEFEDLLYATLRLPGTPITGGGKIPSGIQVGHGVKVAGTQKIHLPGSLEETKNPLDLAIEGPGFFQVLLPNGEIGYTRDGVFSKDSEGRIVNANGYILQPEITIPEDATDISIMEDGSVFAIMGGDMKTPEEIGKIELVRFVNPGGLSAMGKNILKQTAASGEPLTGTPGEGGFGRIAQGFIEMSNVNVVEEMVRMIVAQRAYEFSSKAIQTADSMLGVVTTLKR